A genome region from Anastrepha obliqua isolate idAnaObli1 chromosome 4, idAnaObli1_1.0, whole genome shotgun sequence includes the following:
- the LOC129245044 gene encoding uncharacterized protein LOC129245044 — MFSQNLMCKIHYLPKLTTIHGLSPKKLPTPQPAKLRRNFSTPSTLKVDGPQIKGGLPPKKPEMTTMGGLREFLLHPLTWDRNNGYFNILLGLAIFGYCFCTHCKSEGPRTVSYEQKGKNKN, encoded by the coding sequence atgttttctcaaaatttgatgtgtaaaattcattatttgccAAAACTAACTACAATACACGGTCTCTCACCGAAGAAATTACCAACCCCGCAACCGGCGAAGCTTAGACGAAACTTCTCAACACCATCGACGCTGAAAGTAGACGGGCCACAAATAAAAGGTGGGCTCCCTCCGAAAAAGCCGGAAATGACAACAATGGGTGGCCTACGTGAATTTCTATTGCATCCGCTCACTTGGGATCGCAATAACGGTTACTTCAATATATTGCTGGGCTTGGCCATTTTCGGTTACTGCTTTTGCACGCATTGTAAAAGCGAAGGACCGCGTACAGTTTCATATgagcaaaaaggaaaaaataaaaattaa